A genomic stretch from Pseudoliparis swirei isolate HS2019 ecotype Mariana Trench chromosome 18, NWPU_hadal_v1, whole genome shotgun sequence includes:
- the trpc4apa gene encoding transient receptor potential cation channel, subfamily C, member 4 associated protein a isoform X2 → MEAMSFVTEDRKTAQESTFPNTYTFDLFGGVDLLVEILMRPTLTMQKKKKNLNDDLVKDCLSVLYNCCICTEGVTKSLAARDDFVLFLFTLMTNKKTFLQTATLIEDILGVKKEMIHLEGIPNLSGLVQSFDQQQLANFCRILSVTISEPDVGNDDKHTLLAKNAQQKCIASPSRAEVNQVTLLNIPGFIERLCKLATRKVSEATGANFLQELEDWYTWLDNALVLDALMQMATEEAEQSSTESSDESSLATSPLRHRLPQSMKIVHEIMYKVEVLYVLCVLLMGRQRNQVHKMLADFRLIPGLNNLFDKLIWRKYTATNHVVHGQNENCDCSPEISFKIQFLRLLQSFSDHHENKYLLLNSQELNELSAISMKANIPEVEALVNTDRSLVCDGKKGLLTRLLTVMKREPPDSSFRFWQARAVESFLRGATSYADQMFLLKRGLLEHILFCIIDSGCTSRDVLQSYFDLLGELMKFNIDAFKRFNKYVNTPEKFEAFMTQINSSLVDSNMLVRCIVLSLDRFESQTEDVKVVEVLSECCLLSYMARVESRLSFLFRLINIINVQTLTQENVSCLNTSLVILMLARRRAKLPFYLNALREKEYAEKYPGFLLNNFHNLLRFWQRHYLNKDKDSTCLENSSCIPFSYWKETVSVLLGADRTSLCAIASYIDEPFMDLDRDLLED, encoded by the exons ATGGAGGCCATGTCTTTTGTCACGGAGGACAGGAAGACTGCTCAGGAATCTACCTTCCCCAACACGTACACCTTTGACCTCTTTGGTGGAGTCGAT CTGCTTGTGGAGATCTTGATGAGACCCACGCTAACtatgcagaaaaagaaaaaaaatt TGAACGATGACTTGGTCAAGGACTGCCTTAGTGTGCTCTACAACTGTTGTATATGT ACGGAGGGGGTCACAAAAAGCCTGGCGGCGAGGGACGACTTTGTGCTGTTCCTCTTCACCCTGATGACGAACAAGAAGACTTTCCTACAGACCGCTACCCTAATTGAAGATATTCTCGGAGTCAAAAAG gaGATGATCCACTTAGAGGGCATCCCCAACCTGTCGGGCCTGGTCCAGAGCTTCGACCAACAGCAGCTGGCCAACTTCTGCCGCATCCTGTCGGTCACCATCTCCGAACCCGACGTCGGGAACGACGACAAGCACACCCTCCTGGCCAAAAACGCACAGCAGAAATGCATCGCCAGCCCGTCCCGGGCAGAGGTCAACCAGG TAACCCTGCTGAACATCCCCGGCTTCATCGAGCGGTTGTGTAAGCTGGCCACCAGAAAGGTGTCCGAGGCCACCGGAGCCAACTTcctgcaggagctggaggactgGTACACATGGCTGGACAACGCGCTGGTGCTGGACGCCCTCATGCAGATGGCCACCGAGGAGGCTGAACAAAGTAGTACAG AGTCCTCAGATGAGAGCTCCCTGGCCACCAGCCCTCTGAGACATCGGCTGCCCCAGTCGATGAAGATCGTCCATGAGATCATGTACAAGGTGGAGGTGCTCTACGTGCTCTGCGTCCTCCTTATGGGCCGACAGAGGAACCAG gtcCACAAGATGCTGGCTGACTTCCGTCTCATCCCGGGACTCAACAACTTGTTTGACAAGCTGAtctggaggaaatacacggccACGAACCATGTGGTCCACGGCCAGAATGAGAACTGCGACTGTAGCCCT GAAATATCCTTCAAAATCCAGTTCCTGCGACTACTTCAGAGCTTCAGTGACCACCACGA GAACAAATACCTGCTGCTGAACAGCCAGGAGCTCAATGAGCTGAGTGCCATTTCCATGAAGGCCAACATCCCCGAGGTGGAAGCGCTGGTCAACACGGACAGAAGCCTGGTGTGTGACGGGAAGAAGGGCCTCCTCACGCGCCTCCTcaccgtgatgaagagggaGCCCCCAGACTCGTCATTCAG ATTCTGGCAGGCAAGGGCAGTGGAAAGTTTTCTCCGAGGCGCCACCTCCTACGCAGACCAGATGTTCCTCTTGAAGAGGGGACTCCTCGAG CACATCCTGTTCTGCATCATCGACAGCGGTTGCACGTCAAGAGACGTCCTGCAGAGCTACTTCGATCTGCTGGGCGAGCTCATGAAGTTCAACATCGACGCCTTCAAGAGATTCAACAAATACGTCAACACCCCGGAGAAG TTCGAGGCCTTCATGACGCAGATCAACAGTTCTCTGGTGGACTCCAACATGCTGGTGCGCTGCATCGTCCTCTCGCTGGACCGCTTCGAGAGCCAGACTGAAGACGTCAAAG TGGTGGAGGTGCTTTCTGAATGCTGCCTGCTGTCCTACATGGCCCGGGTCGAGAGCCGGCTGTCCTTCCTCTTCCGGCTGATCAACATcatcaacgtacagacgctcaCACAG gagaacGTGAGCTGTTTGAACACCAGCTTGGTGATCCTGATGCTGGCCAGAAGAAGGGCCAAGCTGCCCTTCTACCTCAACGCGCTGCGGGAGAAGGAGTACGCCGAGAAGTACCCGGGCTTCCTGCTCAACAACTTTCACAACCTGCTGCGCTTCTGGCAGCGCCATTACCTCAACAAGGACAAGGACAGCACCTGTCTGGAGAAC AGCTCCTGCATCCCCTTCAGCTACTGGAAGGAGACGGTGTCGGTGCTGCTGGGCGCCGATAGGACTTCGCTGTGCGCCATCGCGAGCTACATCGACGAGCCCTTCATGGATCTGGACAGAGACCTGCTGGAAGATtga